The following DNA comes from Acidimicrobiales bacterium.
CCACCAACCAGTCGCCCACCATCCCCGAGAACGTGGGCCGCATCCGGGTCCCGGGCCTGAACGACGTGGTGGGGGGCGTGGCTGGGGGCGACCTGACCTCCGGCTCCCTGCTGGCGTGGCTGGCCCTGTCCACCGCCGGCCTGGTGGCCGCCGCCCTCTGGTTCCACCCCGGCCGGGCCAGCGACGACGGCGACGGCGGCGACGGCGACGGCGACGGCCGGGGCTCCGGGGGCGGCGTGGCCCGGCTGGCCGCCGACCTGGCCCGCCCGGCCCTGCTCGGGGCGCTGGCCGTGGTGGTGGCGCTGACCATCATCGAGCTGGCCCCCTACCTGGACGACCAGGAGCGCTTCTTCGTCTCGGAGCTGGGCCGCATCGTCATCGGCCTCACCGCCGAGGTGTCGCTGGTGGTGGTGGTGGGCGTCCTGGCCTTCCCGGCCAGCGCCTTCGTCCTGTGGCGGACCAAGTTCGGGCTGCGGCTGCGGGCCGTGGGCGAGGACCCGGTGGCCGCGGCCTCGCTCGGCGTCTGGGTCTACCTGACCCGTTTCGTGGCCGTCACCATCTCGGGGGCCCTGGCCGGGCTGGGCGGCGTGTCGCTGGTCTACGTCTTCGCCCAGAAGTTCCAGTCGGGCCAGACCAACGGGCGGGGCTACATCGGCCTGGCCGCCATGATCTTCGGCAACTGGTTGGTCGGCGGGCTCGTGCTCGGCGCCGGGCTGTTCGGGTTCATGGACGCCATGCAGAGCCAGGTCGACGCCACGGCCCACGCCATGTTGCTGGTGGCCGCGCTCCTGTTCGGGGTCATCGCCGTCCATGCCGCGCTCGGACGCCGCTGGCGCAGCGCGGTGATCGTGGCCGTCGTGGCCGCCGCATTCGGGGTCTGGTACGGGACGAGTGACAGCGTCCCGACCGAGCTGATCCCGTTCCTGCCCCA
Coding sequences within:
- a CDS encoding ABC transporter permease; amino-acid sequence: MTVVDPGLTAPPAEPAATGRADPLRRVPPSVRFVLYGALLILVLTTAEQLTDTSRLTLANTWESALQLTVPIALAGLGGLWSERAGVVNIGLEGMMVLGTWMGAWGCIEFGAWAGVVAGVLGGALGGLLHAVATIAFGVDHIVSGVAVNILGAGIAQFLNLETFASTNQSPTIPENVGRIRVPGLNDVVGGVAGGDLTSGSLLAWLALSTAGLVAAALWFHPGRASDDGDGGDGDGDGRGSGGGVARLAADLARPALLGALAVVVALTIIELAPYLDDQERFFVSELGRIVIGLTAEVSLVVVVGVLAFPASAFVLWRTKFGLRLRAVGEDPVAAASLGVWVYLTRFVAVTISGALAGLGGVSLVYVFAQKFQSGQTNGRGYIGLAAMIFGNWLVGGLVLGAGLFGFMDAMQSQVDATAHAMLLVAALLFGVIAVHAALGRRWRSAVIVAVVAAAFGVWYGTSDSVPTELIPFLPHVTTLAVLVFSAQRLRPPAADGRIFRRSR